CTCGGGACTGAGTTTTCGGACAGGGCAAAAACTGCAGGTGTTGGGGGAATCTTCCATACAGACGAACTTCCTAATTACGGGATAACAGAAAAGGAAGTGCAGGCTTTAAGGGACGCTATAGGTGCAAACCCGGACGATGCAATTATCATGGTTGCGGATGAGCCCGAAAAATCCAGGCTTGCAATCGAAGCGGTGATTCTCAGAGCAAAAGAAGCTATCGAGGGAATCCCCGAGGAGACCAGAAAAGCCCTGCCTGATGGAAACACTGCTTACATGCGTCCCCTGCCAGGTGCAGCAAGAATGTACCCTGAAACCGATGTTCCTCAGATAGAGATCTCGCAGGAATACTTTGATTCCATAGAAGTCCCGGAGCTCCTTACGGAAAGGGCAAAGAGGTTTGCTTCCGAAAGCGGCCTGAATAAAGAACTTGCTGAAAAGATAGCTTATTCGAAATACCTTCCTCTTTTCGAGGCTTTACTGGATACCTACAGCGATAATGAACACGTTAATTCAACACTGATTGCCAGGACACTTGTAGGAATTGTCCCTGAGATCAGAAGAAACGGGGCTGAAACTGACAACCTTACGGATGAGCACTTCAGTGGGGTTTTTGCAGCAATATCAAATCAGGAAATCGCAAAAGAAGCCATCCAGGATCTTTTGACCGCACTTGCAAAGGAGCCTGAAATAACAGTCCAGCAGGCGATTTCAAATCTCGGCCTGAGCGCCTTTGATCCCGAAGAAATCGAAAATTTCATTAAAAATATGGTCCGGGAGAAAGGAGATTTCATTAAAGAAAAAGGCCCTGCAGCCCTTGGCCCTCTTATGGGCATTGTCATGAAAGAGTTCAGAGGAAAGGTTGACGGAAAGATCCTCAGCCATATGCTGAAAAGAGAGATAGATAGCTTTATTAATCAGGGGTAATCCCTGATCTTTTTTCCCATTTTTTCCGCTATTTTTTGTTATTTTTTCTTCTATTTTTTCTGCTACTTTTTGTTATTTTTTCTTCTATTTTTTCCGCTATTTTTTGTTATTTTTTCTTCTATTTTTTCTGCTACTTTTTGTTATTTTTTCTTCTATTCTTTTTCTTCTATTTTTCCTGCAATTTCTTCCAGTTTATCTCTTTTAAGGTTAATTTTTTGTTAATTTTTCGTTCCTGTGTTTTCTTTTTAATCCTTTCGCATCTTTAATAAATTTTTTAAAAGAAAGGATGTTTTCTTTGCTGACATGCGATAAAACAGGTCTTAAAACCTGTTCACTTATTATCTATGTAAGTTAACTTTTTATATTAACTAAAAGATCTTCTTACTTATAACATAAAAATTCAGTTGATAAGTATGCTATAATGCTATTTCAAAATCATACAATATCAAAAGACTTAATTCCTTTCTTTCGGGGTTGAGCTTGCAAAAGGGGGATATGGGTATGACATACTACTTTAGCCTGGCATATTTAAGTTTCTTCTGAAACTACTAAAAATGCAACTGAACTACAAAGCTTCTTACAATAGTGGAGGAACTCGAAAGTTCCTGGTTACATAGTGTAACTATAAATTTTATCAGTCATAAACTTGCGGAGAAAACCCCCATGAAAGTATTGCTTGTAGACGACGATCCAGTATTCCTGGAGCTATCAAAGACCTTCCTGGAAGTGTTCCATGATATAAATTCTGATACCGTAGAATCTGCAGGGAAGGCTCTGGAAAAGTTAGACGAACGTTCCTATGACGTGGTAGTTTCTGATTATGACATGCCCTGTGTGGACGGCATCTCATTCCTGAAAATTATCCGCGACAAAAAAATCGATATTCCTTTTATCCTGTTTACCGGAGTTGGCAAAGAAGAAATCATGAGCCAGGCAATCGAAAACGGCGCCGATTCCTTTGTCCAGAAAAGGGGAGACCCCAAGGCTCAGTACTCCGAACTTTCCCAGCAGATCTGTAAGATCGTTAATAACAGGTCCGATGTTAAGATTATAAATTAAGTGAAATCAATAACCTTAATCAGTCAGACTATATTGCTTCAATCAAATTAATTATTTTAATCCTTCAATATTAATCCTTCAATATTAATCCTTCAATATTAATCCTTCAATGAGTTGATCCCAAAACTCAAAATTGCTCCTCACAATCTCGAATTCAGGATACTCAATCGATTTTCGAATCATGAGCTATAATTCTGAAACTTTCATTATTTGAGAATAAAATTGGTTTTGGGATAAGCTCAATATTAATCATTCATTCTCAGCTATTCTATTAATCATTTTTAATAATCATTTTTAATAGCCAATTATCATTTTTAGCCTCTCCTTTCTTTTTTTTATGGTCAGTTTAATACTTTATTCCCCAGGGCTTTAACTGAGATTACAGTCGAAAGGCCTGAAAATATTTATGTCCGACCGAAACTGTTTTCTGGATATATTTATGTGGTATTATACTCATTGTTCTTAGAGGGGTATTGTGATTCGGGAGTATAAGTTACTGATAGGTGGGGAGTCGGTAGACTCATCAACCGGAGAAACTTTTGATGACATCAATCCGGCTACTCTTGAAAACCTTGCCACGTTACAGGTCGCAGGAATCGAAGATGTGGACCGGGCAGTTGAGGCTGCAGAGGCAGGGTTCAGGGTATGGAGTGAAGTTCCGGCTCCTGGAAGGGCTGAGGTCCTTTTCAGGGCAGCGCGCATAATGCAGGAGAGAAAAGAAGGCCTTGCCAGACTCATGACAGAAGAGATGGGAAAGGTCCTGCCCGAGACCAGGGGTGATGTACAGGAAGCAATAGACATTACCATTTACGCTGCAGGGGAAGGCAGAAGGATGTTTGGGGAAACAACGACCTCAGAACTCAGGGACAAGTTCTGCATGACCGTGCTAAGGCCTGTAGGAGTTGTGGGCATGATAACACCCTGGAACTTTCCTATTGCGATTCCCAGCTGGAAGATCATGCCAGCCCTTATTGCAGGGAATGCGATCGTGTTCAAGCCTGCAAGCGATACGCCCCTGCTTACCATAAAACTTGTAGAAATCCTGATGGAGGCGGGCCTGCCTCCAGGAGTCATAAACATCGTTCCCGGACCTGGAGGAAGTACCGGAAAAGCAATAGTCCAGCACCCCCGAATAAGAGCAATTTCATTTACAGGGAGCCTTGATACCGGGAAATGGATCATGGAAGAGTGTGCAAAATCCATGAAGCGGGTCTCTTTAGAGCTGGGTGGAAAAAATCCTGTTATTGTAATGGATGATGCAAACCTTGAGCTTGCCCTTGAAGGCGTGGTCTGGGGAGCTTTCGGGACAACAGGCCAGCGCTGTACAGCTACGAGCAGGCTGATCCTTCACGAAAAAATAAAGGATGAATTCATAAAAAGGCTGCTCGCAAAAACAAAGTCTCTCAGGGTGGGAAACGGGCTCCTGCCTGAAACGGACGTGGGGCCTGTAATTAATAAAGCCCAGCTTGAGAAAATAGAAAAGTACGTCAGGATAGGAAAGGAAGAAGGTGCAGCTATCCTGGTTGGAGGGAACAGGATAGATCCGGGTCTTCCCGGTTATTTCTTCGAACCGACCATATTTACGGATGTCAGTCCTGAAATGAGGATTGCACAGGAAGAAATCTTCGGGCCCGTGCTAAGCATAATCACTGTTTCGGATTTTGACGAGGCTATTGAGGTTGCAAATAACATCAAGTACGGTCTCTCATCTGCGATTTATACTGAAAATGTTAGAACCGCTTTCAGGGCAATTGAAAAACTGGAAGCAGGAATCACATATGTTAATGCCCCTACTATAGGTGCCGAAGTCCATCTTCCTTTCGGGGGCATAAAAGGAACCGGGAACGGTTTCAGGGAAGCTGGAACAGAGGCGATTAAAGAATTCACCGAGGTAAAAGCCGTATATATAGACTACAGCGGCAGGCTGCAAAAAGCCCAGATAGATACAGAATAAAAGTGGGAAGGGGAGAGGTTTTTTGAATCAAAGGACTCCGGAAGAGCTTGAAAAATGGAAGAATACCGGCAAAACGGAAAGACCGGAAGACTCAATGAAAGAACTGGAAACAGAATTCAATTTTTTTGAACAGGAAGTCGGGCTGCTCGATACTGTCGGCCCGAAAGCCAGGGAGATAATAGGGCAGGACTGCAGCATGGTGTCTGCATGTGTGTCCCGCCCATATCCTCTGGTTGTTGACAGGGCGAAAGGTTCCGTAGTCAGGGATATTGACGGAAAAGAGTACATAGATTTTGTTGCAGGGATTGCTGTCATGAACGCGGGCTACTCAAACCCCGAGGTCCAAGCTGCAATTTCCGCACAGCTTGAAAAAATGGTCCACTGCGGATACGGGGACTTTTTTGCCGAGCCCCCCCTGAAACTTGCAAAAAAGCTGAGGGATCTTTCTGGCTACTCAAAAGTCTTTTACTGCAACAGCGGAGCTGAGTCTATAGAGGCTGCAATGAAACTTTCCCTCTGGAAAACAAAGCGCCAGAACTTTATCTCTTTTTACAATGCTTTTCACGGCCGGACACTCGGAGCCCTCTCCCTTACATGCTCTAAAGTCAGGCACAAAGAGCATTTCCCTACCATCCGTACCGTACACACTGACTATGCCTACTGCTACCGCTGTCCTCTGAACCTCGATTATCCTTCCTGCGGGATCGAATGTGCAAAGCAGATTGAAAACCTGGTTTTTCGGAGAGAGCTAAGCCCGGAAGACACTGCCGCAGTCTTTGTTGAACCGATCCAGGGAGAAGGAGGATATATAGTCCCTCCTGTAGAGTTTCATAAGGAGGTAAGGAGGATCTGTACGGATAACGATGTTCTTCTCGTGGCTGACGAAGTCCAGACGGGCTGTTTCAGGACAGGTCCTTTCCTTGCCATGGAAAATTTTGAGGTAAGGGCTGACATTACCTGCCTTGCAAAAGCCCTGGGTTCAGGTCTTCCCATAGGCGCAATGCTTGCAGACAATGAGCTCATGGACTGGCCTCCCGGAGTCCACTCAAATACCTTCGGAGGAAATCTCCTTTCCTCAGCCGCAGCCCTTGCTTCCCTTGAATTCCTGGAAAAAGAGAACACAGAAAACCATGTCCGGGAAATGGGCGCTCATATCCGGCACCGCCTCAGGGAGCTTCAGGAAAATTTCCCCTGCATAGGAGATGTCAGGGGTCTCGGACTCATGACAGGCGTGGAAATCGTAAAACCGGATAAATCCATAGACCCTGTCAGGAGGGATAAAATAATCAGGGAGGCTTTTAAGGATGGAGTCCTGCTCCTTCCCTGCGGAGACTCCGTAATCCGTTTCTCTCCTCCCCTTGTTATGACTGACGAAGAAGCCGACCTCGGGCTCGATAAATTTGAAAAGGCACTGAAAAAAGCGGTGAGATGAAGTTAAATTAGATGCAGTGAGATGAAGTTAAATAAAGATGCATCATGAAAGTGCGGTAAATGCAGTATATAATTTTTACATAACCTCATGCTGGCTACTTTATAATTCTCCATGGTCCTGATAACTTACAAGCATTTTTAAGTAATGCTTGCATATTAAATCATATGAACTATAAGAACAATGATCGGTTTGAGTACAATGGTTCAGCTTTTATTGTTTTTATAACTGTTATTGCAATAGCTGTAAGCCTTTTAGGGATAGTGGTGTCTATCAGGTAAATGTCTGTGAAATAACCAGTTTCCTGTTAACCACTGAAAACAACTATTTTATATTGATTCAACAGGACAGAGCTAAAAATCGAAAACTCAGGAAACAGATAGAAAATTAATAAAAGAGTATTAAAAAAGAGCAGTTTACTGGCCTGGTTAATAAATTATAGATTACGCTCTAATTTTTCCTTATATTATCTATTTTTTTATGCTCTCTCTTTTTCTTATATACTCCCTATTTTTGTGCTCTCTCTTTTTGTACACTCTATTTTCTTATGTGTTCTCTTTTTCTTATTCCTGCCCTTTATTTCTGTTTTTCCACTTCACTGCTCTTTTGTTTCGCTTTCAGATGGCCTGAGAGTGGTCATCCTGCTCCTGACAGGTCCCACAGGAAGGTCTGCGCAAATGGTGAGAGAATCAGTTTTATTTCCTGAAAGAGTTCTTCCTGCAAGGTCAGGCTTAATCTCAAGCCCCAACCCTACAGGAACTTCGGGGTTTTCGGCTTTAAGCCCTGTGAGAGGGCTGGAAAGAGAACAGGAGACAAGCCCGAGGGCAGAGTCCGAAACAAGCCTTGGAAGGGGTTCAGGGCTCAGGCGGGAAACCCCTGAAGAAGAAAGCCCGAGGTCTCTTTCGGGAGAGAGCCTGTTATTGAAGTCAGGTAAAATTCCCCTGAACTGGTCAAGAGAAGGGCTTGAGAAAGTAGCTGATTCGTAAACAGGAGTAAGCTGTCCGGCAGGTATTTTTTTATGGTTTTCACTGGCTGCACTGTCAGAAGTATGCGAAGCTGAAATGGAATCTCCTGGTTTGCTGCTGGTCATAGCTCTATGGATTGTCACGATGGTATATCAATTATACGAGGGCTTTCCTTCTTTTTTCATTGTAATGTGGAAGGAGATTTGCATTCAAGGCAGATCAGGAACCGGAATATGTACGGGCGCTGGTAAACAAATCAACGATTTCTTCAAAACCTACCTCTGCCGCTAGGTCCGCAGCAGTTTTGTTATTTTTGTCCTCAATATTAATATCCGCGCCTGCTTTGATGAGAAGCTCAACGATGTCCTTGCGCCCTGTCTGTGCCGAAAACATCAAAGCTGTAAGCCCGGCTTCGTCCGGAATATTGAGGCTGGCACCGCCTTCAATAAGCAGATTTACAATATCCCTGTACCCCCTATCTGCTGCATAAATCAGGGCAGTATTTCCGTTTTTATCCTGGAGGTTGAGGTCGGCGCCTGCATTGACAAGCAGTTCAACAATACCTTTATGTCCGATTTTTGTTGCAGCAACCAGAGCTGTTTTACCGCTGTTGTCCTGAATATTCAGGTCAGCACCGGCTTTAATGAGCAGTTCGGCAATGTCCCTGTGCGCTCTATCTGCAGCACAAATCAGAGCCGTTTCACCGTTTTCGTCCTGGATATTAAGATCGGTACCTGCATCAATAAGCTGATCAGCAATATTCTTGTACCCTACTTTTACCGCAAATTTCAGAGCAGTTTCGCCGTTTTCGTCCTGAAAATTGAGGTCAGCTCCATTTTTGACGAGCAAATCAATAATGTCACCCCGTTCTATTTTAGCTGCAGAGATTAAAGCGGTATTGCCGTTTTCGTCCTGAAGATCAAGATTGGGACCGCTTTCAATAAGCAGTCCTATGACATCCCTGTATCCCTTATCAGCTGCAGAAATCAGAGCAGTCTTGCCGTACGCATCCTGATAATTAACGTCAACTTTATTGCTTCTCAAAAGTTTCTCCACGTTTTCTGTCTGCCCCTGTTTGGAAGCCTCTAAAAAGCTCTGATTTTTATCTCTGCCAAATAAATTAGATATAAAATCCATCAGTATTTTCTCCTCAAACCTCTCATATTTTACCGTCTGCAGGAATGCAGTTATCCCTGCGCCTTTAATTGAAACATATAAATTTTTAATTGAAACACGTAAATTTTTAATTGAATCATGTAAATTTTTAATTGAAACCTGTAAGTAAAAGAATACCGTATTCATTACAAGGTATCACAAAATGTATCTAACTATATGTCCGCCTGGTTTATGAATTTGTTTTCTGGAACTGGATATAAATACAGTAATAATTACAGTAATAATAAGAGTCAACGATATCAAATCCAGCCTGCGGTACAGCGATTTTGCACAGGGAAGTTCCAGAAAACAATATTAATTAGTTTGTGAAAGGCAATATTAGTATGCGACAAGGCAAGTATAAATAAATAGCCTTGAAAGCCACATTAAATCGTTTTCGTTAAAGGCATGGAACCAGACTTTAAAAGGGCCTGTTGCATTCATTCTTTTTAATAATTACCCGTTAATTTTCATTTCACAAAACTCTTTTCCTTTCATGGCAGCTTCATTTCCAGGGCTGAGTTTCAGGGCATGTACATAGCACTTGAAAGCCTCTCCGTATTCGGAAAATTCACAGAGAAGGTCTCCTCCGGCGAGAAGGGAATTCAGGTGGTCAGGGTCGCTTTCAAGAGCCATTTTACAGGCTTCAAGGGCTTTTTCCTTTTCCCCCAGTTCCAGAAACACGTTTCCTTTCCAGTACCAGGTCTCAGCATTGTCAGGTCTCATAATGGGGGCTTTATTTCTGGAGAAGAAACTAAACCTTGGAAGTTTGCATGCCCAATCCGAAGCCTGTCTGGGTTCGGTTTCCAGGGCTCTGTCGAAGGTCTCCAGGGCTTTTTCTGGAAGACCCATCTTTGCATAAACTATTCCTTTACTTGTCAGGATTTTAGGAGATCCGGGATCAAGAGAGAGAGCCTTTTCAAAAGACTCCAGGGCTTCTTCATTCCTGCCCAGGGCAGAGAGCACAAAACCTCTGTTTGACCATTCTATGGGGCTGTCAGGTTTAATTTCAAGAAAGGAATCAATGATGTCCAGAGCCTCCTGATACCTTTCGAGCTTAAAAAGAGACATTCCGCAAAAGGACCTGGCTTCCTGTGCCTTTTCGCAAAATTCCTTTCCTCTGTCCTCCTTTCCTTTTTCAAAAAGAATATCTGCCATTTTTTTCCATGCTTTTTCCGCCTCCCAATAAGCAGCAAGAGCTTCTTCATAGCTTCCCATCTGGAAAAAAATCCTGGCTTTCTTAGAGTTCTCCTCTGCCAGTCTATCAAAGTCTCTGAGCGAGTTCGCCATTTTTGCCATTTTTTTGCCTCATGTTACAGCTGTAAGAAATATTAAAATTCGAGTTTTCAGAATGAGAATTGCCATCATGCGCATTCTGAAGTGGTTTAGTTAAATCGAATTTTAATCTGAAAAATTATCATGATAAAGGAATGATATTTTGTAATATATAATGTTTTAAATTTATCCCGAAGCACTTCCCTAATAGTAATATAGTAAAATAGTGAAAAATGAATAATAATAGTAGTAATGGTAATAATAATAGTAATAATAATAGTGATAATAGTTATAATAGTAATAATATCAAGATACAAACGGAAGTCCAGAGTTATATGTATCAACTTGATACGTATTATGCTGATGGCATTCTTCTTTTCTATTGCTTCGATTCCAACGCTTCTCATATAGCCAGAATCATCATAGCTCCACTATTATGCCTTCTTTTGAAATACCTTTATATTTCTACATAGCTCGTTTCAATTCATCCTTTATTTCTGAAAATAATTAATCAAAAATAACTATGGAAATTAAAATATATTATATTTAATTAATAAGATTTATATTAATATTAATAAGGGATTATCTTATAATAGAATGGGGGAAATAAATGAGGAAAATACTAATTTTTTTAATAGTTCTAATTTTTATTTTTATAATATCTATTTCAGCTACTTCATCAGCAAAGGAAATTACAGTGGATGATGGTTCTGGAGCTGATTTCAGATCAATTCAGGAAGCTGTGAATAATTCTGTACCAGGGGACACAATAATCGTGATGCCTGGAATTTATACTGAAAACGTTCTTGTCAATATAACCGGGCTAACTATCAAGTCAGAATCAAACAATGGTGATGCGCAGGTAAAACCGCTAAATGAAAGTGTAAGTACCTTTCTGATAACAGCTAATAGCACAACGATCAGTGGTTTAAATATAACAGGAGCCAGTAAGATGAATCATAAAAATGCAATCTTTGCTTATAGCAAGAGGAATAATGTAACAGGTAATACTATTGAAAACGGTTCTATTTTTCTGGGATCCTACATGCCAAGCAATTTAAAAATCATCTTTCATGGCGATATGAATAATGTGACAGGTAATATCATTGAAAACGGTTCTATTTTTCTGGGATCCGAGATTTCAGGCAATCTAATAGCCGAAAATAAAATTTCTAACGGCGAAGGTGTGCATATTTCCTGCTGTGGAGGAAATAATACAGTATCAGGTAATACGATCTCAAATTGTTCCACTGGCATCTCCGAAGGGGATCAGGGAGCAGATATTCGTAATAACAGGATTACTGACTGCGATTGTGGGATTTGGCTTTCGATGTCAAGTTCAGGAATTGAAAATAATACAATATTAAACTGTGATGTAGGGATTATTTTAGGTGACGCTTGTACTGTTGACATAATCAACAATACAATAACATCCTGTACAGAATGTGGGATTTTTAATAGGGGAAATTATGACCGTAGAAGAATCTACAATAATTATTTTAACAATAGTCTAAACGTAAAGTTTGGACCTGGCGAAGGGGGAAATATCTGGAACAGTTCACTTGCTTCAGGCAGTAACATTGCCGATGGCCCTTACATTGGAGGAAACTTCTGGGCAAAGCCAGATGGGACCGGATTCTCCCAGATCTGCGTGGATCTGGATAGGAATGGGATCGGAGACCTGCCTTATAATATCTATGAGAATGAATTTGACTATTTGCCTCTTGTATCTATGTCCAGTCTGCAAAATTCAGTTACTCCAACTGCTAACTTTACAGCCAGCGTCACTAATGGTCCTGCACCCCTTGTTGTCAAGTTTTCAGACCTTTCGAAAAACGCAGTTTTGTGGAACTGGGACTTTGATAATGATGGTATATCAGATTCCACAGAACAAAATCCTGTACATGTGTACAGAGCTCAAGGAAATTATACAGTTAATTTGACAGCTAGCAATGGATTCAATACTAATTCCAAACTTGCAAACATAAGCGTTGAAAAAAGGGTTTCATCCACGTGGCCGTTTATATACATTATAGGTGGAACTGTCTCTGTAATTGACACAGCCACAGGATTAGTTATAACCAAAGTAAAAGTAGGACGTTCAATGCCTGAAGGAGTTGCAGTCACGCCAGATGGAAAAAAGGCATATGTACCTGACCGTTGGGGTGTTAATGTATCCGTAGTTGATACTGCAACAAATACTGTTATAGACACTGTGAAAGTAGGATCTGATCCCTATGGAGTTGCAATCAGTCCTGATGGAAAAAAGGTATATGTGGCTAACAGTGGCAGCAATAATATTTCTATAATTAACACCGACGCAAACACTGTTACAGCTACTGTGCCTGTTGGAATTAGCCCTACTGGAGTTGCTGTCGCACCGGATGGATCAAAGGTGTATGTGGCGAATTCAGGCAGTTATCCAAGCTACGAGGGTACTGTTTCTGTAATTGATACAGCTACTAGCATGGTCACAGCTACGGTACATGTAGGAAATCATCCTTCTAGAGTTGCAGTAACCCCGGATGGAAAAAAGGTATATGTGGCAAACTGGGGTCATTATGTCTCTGTAGTTGATACAGCTACAAATACTGTTACAGCTACGGTGGATGTAGATAATTCTCCTGATGAAATTGTTGTCAATCCTACAGGAACAAAGGTATATGTGGCAGGAATGAAGAAGGGATATGCTGCTGGCACAGACGATGGTTTCGTCTCTGCAATTGGTACCTCAAACAATACTATTATAGCTACAATGTATATTGTAGGAGGCAGTCCTATAGGACTTGCAGTAACCCCAGATGGAAAAACGGTGTATGTGGCAAACAGCAACATTTCTGGTAACAGTACTCTCTCTGTAATTGACACCTCAAACGATACTGTCTCAGCAACAGTGAATATCGAGACTCCTGGGGGACTTGCAATCATCCCGGATCCGGAATCAGTATTTCCGGTAGCTAATTTCAGCAGCAATGTCAGTGAGGGTTTTACACCTCTCTCAGTTCAGTTTACCGACAGCTCCGAAAACACAACGGGGTGGAACTGGAACTTTGGTGATGGAGCTGCTTCAAAAGAACAGAATCCAGCTCACACTTATTTATCACCAGGAAACTATACAGCTTGTCTGATAGTAAACAACCCGGATGGTACAGATTCGAAGTTTACTACAATAACTGTGCTGGAAAGTAGTTCTGGCGATGATAGTCAGTCCAGTGGAGGAAGCAGCAAGGGCGGCAGCAGCGGTGGTTGAGGCGGATCCCCTGTACCTGCAAAAAACGTTGAGGTCAAGGAACTTTTTCAGGTCTTCATTACAAACGGAAACCCTGTAAAGTTTAATTTCCCAAAGAACGCCAATGCTATTGTTTATTTGAGTTTTGATTCAAGAAGACCGCTGGCAAGACAACAACCATTTTTGAGAAATGCTAAAAAACAAATCCACGCTTACCCCGGATTCACTCGAAGGTAAGTCGGTCATTTTCAAAAATTGAATTGTAGAAATAGAAATGAATAAAGAACCATAGAAATTATAAATCAGGTAAAAAAATAGGAAGAAGGGAATTTTACTCTTCTACTTCTTCTCCTATCCATTCATTGACTTTTTCCGGATTGTTCTCGACCCATTTTGCTGCAGCTTCTTCAGGAGCCATTCCACTTTCAATATCTACCATAACAGACTGAATATCCTCGTGGGTCCAGGCAAATCTTTCAAGGATACCATAAAGGTTAGGCATATCTTCTTCGAGGCCCTGCCTTGCAAGAGTCTCAACATTATCTGCTTCTCCGTAATATCCCTGGGGGTCGTCAAGGTACTTGAGGTCCCAGCGGTTAAAAGCCCAGTGAGGGGACCAGAGCGTCACAACAACAGGCTCTTCGTTATTTATGGCTCTTTGCAGAGCTGCGGTCATGCCTGCACTGCTGCTAGAGACGAGAGTGTAGTCAAGGTCATACGCTTCGATTACATCTTCGGTAATCTGCATGACTCCAGCTCCCGGGTCGATGCCGATGATTTCTCCATTAAACATTTCTTTATTATCATTCAGGTCTTCAATGGAATTGACCTCTTCTACATAAGTCGGGACAGCAAGCCCGATTGTGCAATCTTCCAGGTTCACCCTGACAGAGTCAATCCTGTCTCCGTATGTTTCCCAGTAGTTCGCCTGGGTCTGGGGAAGCCATGCTGATGTTGTGAAATCGAATTCTCCGGAAGCCACACCCTGATAAAGGGGTCCCGCATCCACTGCAATTATCTCCACATCAGTATACCCTGCCTGCTGGAGAACCTGCTGGATCACGTTGGTACTGGCAATTTCTCCGTCCCAGAGGACGTACCCGATTTCCACTGGCTGATTGTATTCAGCAGCATCTGCTGTTTCT
This window of the Methanosarcina mazei S-6 genome carries:
- a CDS encoding response regulator — translated: MKVLLVDDDPVFLELSKTFLEVFHDINSDTVESAGKALEKLDERSYDVVVSDYDMPCVDGISFLKIIRDKKIDIPFILFTGVGKEEIMSQAIENGADSFVQKRGDPKAQYSELSQQICKIVNNRSDVKIIN
- a CDS encoding aldehyde dehydrogenase family protein, translated to MIREYKLLIGGESVDSSTGETFDDINPATLENLATLQVAGIEDVDRAVEAAEAGFRVWSEVPAPGRAEVLFRAARIMQERKEGLARLMTEEMGKVLPETRGDVQEAIDITIYAAGEGRRMFGETTTSELRDKFCMTVLRPVGVVGMITPWNFPIAIPSWKIMPALIAGNAIVFKPASDTPLLTIKLVEILMEAGLPPGVINIVPGPGGSTGKAIVQHPRIRAISFTGSLDTGKWIMEECAKSMKRVSLELGGKNPVIVMDDANLELALEGVVWGAFGTTGQRCTATSRLILHEKIKDEFIKRLLAKTKSLRVGNGLLPETDVGPVINKAQLEKIEKYVRIGKEEGAAILVGGNRIDPGLPGYFFEPTIFTDVSPEMRIAQEEIFGPVLSIITVSDFDEAIEVANNIKYGLSSAIYTENVRTAFRAIEKLEAGITYVNAPTIGAEVHLPFGGIKGTGNGFREAGTEAIKEFTEVKAVYIDYSGRLQKAQIDTE
- a CDS encoding aminotransferase class III-fold pyridoxal phosphate-dependent enzyme encodes the protein MNQRTPEELEKWKNTGKTERPEDSMKELETEFNFFEQEVGLLDTVGPKAREIIGQDCSMVSACVSRPYPLVVDRAKGSVVRDIDGKEYIDFVAGIAVMNAGYSNPEVQAAISAQLEKMVHCGYGDFFAEPPLKLAKKLRDLSGYSKVFYCNSGAESIEAAMKLSLWKTKRQNFISFYNAFHGRTLGALSLTCSKVRHKEHFPTIRTVHTDYAYCYRCPLNLDYPSCGIECAKQIENLVFRRELSPEDTAAVFVEPIQGEGGYIVPPVEFHKEVRRICTDNDVLLVADEVQTGCFRTGPFLAMENFEVRADITCLAKALGSGLPIGAMLADNELMDWPPGVHSNTFGGNLLSSAAALASLEFLEKENTENHVREMGAHIRHRLRELQENFPCIGDVRGLGLMTGVEIVKPDKSIDPVRRDKIIREAFKDGVLLLPCGDSVIRFSPPLVMTDEEADLGLDKFEKALKKAVR
- a CDS encoding ankyrin repeat domain-containing protein, giving the protein MNTVFFYLQVSIKNLHDSIKNLRVSIKNLYVSIKGAGITAFLQTVKYERFEEKILMDFISNLFGRDKNQSFLEASKQGQTENVEKLLRSNKVDVNYQDAYGKTALISAADKGYRDVIGLLIESGPNLDLQDENGNTALISAAKIERGDIIDLLVKNGADLNFQDENGETALKFAVKVGYKNIADQLIDAGTDLNIQDENGETALICAADRAHRDIAELLIKAGADLNIQDNSGKTALVAATKIGHKGIVELLVNAGADLNLQDKNGNTALIYAADRGYRDIVNLLIEGGASLNIPDEAGLTALMFSAQTGRKDIVELLIKAGADINIEDKNNKTAADLAAEVGFEEIVDLFTSARTYSGS
- a CDS encoding tetratricopeptide repeat protein: MAKMANSLRDFDRLAEENSKKARIFFQMGSYEEALAAYWEAEKAWKKMADILFEKGKEDRGKEFCEKAQEARSFCGMSLFKLERYQEALDIIDSFLEIKPDSPIEWSNRGFVLSALGRNEEALESFEKALSLDPGSPKILTSKGIVYAKMGLPEKALETFDRALETEPRQASDWACKLPRFSFFSRNKAPIMRPDNAETWYWKGNVFLELGEKEKALEACKMALESDPDHLNSLLAGGDLLCEFSEYGEAFKCYVHALKLSPGNEAAMKGKEFCEMKING
- a CDS encoding NosD domain-containing protein; this translates as MDDGSGADFRSIQEAVNNSVPGDTIIVMPGIYTENVLVNITGLTIKSESNNGDAQVKPLNESVSTFLITANSTTISGLNITGASKMNHKNAIFAYSKRNNVTGNTIENGSIFLGSYMPSNLKIIFHGDMNNVTGNIIENGSIFLGSEISGNLIAENKISNGEGVHISCCGGNNTVSGNTISNCSTGISEGDQGADIRNNRITDCDCGIWLSMSSSGIENNTILNCDVGIILGDACTVDIINNTITSCTECGIFNRGNYDRRRIYNNYFNNSLNVKFGPGEGGNIWNSSLASGSNIADGPYIGGNFWAKPDGTGFSQICVDLDRNGIGDLPYNIYENEFDYLPLVSMSSLQNSVTPTANFTASVTNGPAPLVVKFSDLSKNAVLWNWDFDNDGISDSTEQNPVHVYRAQGNYTVNLTASNGFNTNSKLANISVEKRVSSTWPFIYIIGGTVSVIDTATGLVITKVKVGRSMPEGVAVTPDGKKAYVPDRWGVNVSVVDTATNTVIDTVKVGSDPYGVAISPDGKKVYVANSGSNNISIINTDANTVTATVPVGISPTGVAVAPDGSKVYVANSGSYPSYEGTVSVIDTATSMVTATVHVGNHPSRVAVTPDGKKVYVANWGHYVSVVDTATNTVTATVDVDNSPDEIVVNPTGTKVYVAGMKKGYAAGTDDGFVSAIGTSNNTIIATMYIVGGSPIGLAVTPDGKTVYVANSNISGNSTLSVIDTSNDTVSATVNIETPGGLAIIPDPESVFPVANFSSNVSEGFTPLSVQFTDSSENTTGWNWNFGDGAASKEQNPAHTYLSPGNYTACLIVNNPDGTDSKFTTITVLESSSGDDSQSSGGSSKGGSSGG